The Chitinivibrionales bacterium genome has a window encoding:
- a CDS encoding sigma-70 family RNA polymerase sigma factor, translating to MEYLNLFANENSLGLYLREIGKCKPLSQEEEIELSKRTRNGDRKALQKMVLSNLRFVVSVARNYEHQGLPLEDLINEGNLGLIRAVKRFDETKNFKFISYAVWWVRQAILQALAEQSRIVKLPLNRVATIYKIGKAYKKLEQKHQRLPDLDELAEELKIRKKDIREALNIGDNHASLDAPFDREEDGNLLDIVRDRHQERPDLEFMDSSLHDEIERTLNCLDEREKKIVKLYFGIGDEASHTLEEIGERFNLTRERARQIKERAIRKLRSGRGWRLRAYS from the coding sequence ATGGAATATTTGAATCTTTTCGCCAATGAAAATTCTCTTGGTCTGTACCTTCGTGAAATAGGGAAGTGCAAACCCCTGAGCCAGGAGGAGGAGATTGAGCTTTCCAAGCGGACTCGTAATGGTGACCGCAAAGCTCTGCAGAAAATGGTTCTTTCAAATTTACGGTTTGTGGTGAGCGTTGCCCGCAACTACGAACACCAGGGATTGCCCCTCGAAGATCTTATCAATGAGGGTAATCTTGGTTTGATCCGTGCGGTTAAGCGCTTTGATGAGACCAAGAATTTCAAGTTTATCTCCTATGCGGTCTGGTGGGTCCGTCAGGCGATCCTTCAGGCGCTTGCCGAACAATCCCGGATTGTCAAACTTCCCCTTAATCGAGTGGCCACGATTTATAAAATCGGTAAGGCCTATAAAAAGCTCGAACAGAAACACCAGCGCCTTCCCGACCTCGATGAACTTGCCGAGGAACTGAAAATCCGGAAAAAGGACATTCGCGAGGCCCTCAATATCGGTGATAATCATGCATCCCTCGATGCGCCTTTTGATCGCGAAGAGGATGGTAATCTTCTTGATATTGTCCGCGACCGTCACCAGGAACGTCCGGACCTCGAATTCATGGATAGTTCACTGCATGATGAAATCGAGCGGACGCTCAACTGTCTTGATGAGCGCGAGAAAAAGATTGTAAAGCTCTATTTCGGAATCGGTGATGAAGCCTCGCATACACTCGAGGAGATCGGCGAGCGATTCAATCTCACCCGCGAACGGGCCCGCCAAATCAAGGAACGGGCAATCCGCAAGCTCCGCTCCGGACGGGGATGGCGCTTGAGGGCGTATTCCTGA